A genomic window from Elusimicrobiota bacterium includes:
- a CDS encoding glycosyl hydrolase yields the protein MRKKKKTTKYYLKIMDKNVNVKGINVFIPVIIILALFILIKSPSIRKKTDLETNHLQCLAGITGNDVRKYSSENFGLINIYLKWKEYMPYRTTDIIGYKEQLLMITWQPFFSSNNEKSILKDITDGKYDDYIRDFALMAKNLNKPVLLRFAQEMNGNWFPWSGSKNGNNTEIYQKAYRYVYELFSEMECNNVEFVFSVSFKDIPNKEWNRFEKYYPGDEYVDWIGIDMINWGNIRKIYTNNPSGIINSVYERIIKKYPKKPILISEAAFPSQNVDKKKWIKEFFDSLKTKYTAIKAFVWYDIDKGADFSISKDKNLFDYFKKLIDGKYFTWDPESVAWRLGSEESE from the coding sequence ATGAGAAAAAAGAAAAAGACAACAAAATATTATCTGAAGATAATGGATAAGAATGTTAATGTAAAAGGCATTAATGTTTTTATACCCGTCATTATTATTTTAGCTTTGTTTATTCTTATTAAAAGCCCTTCAATTAGGAAAAAAACTGATCTTGAAACAAACCACTTGCAATGCCTTGCCGGAATAACAGGAAATGATGTGCGAAAATATTCATCGGAAAATTTCGGATTAATTAATATTTATCTTAAATGGAAAGAATATATGCCCTATAGAACAACTGACATAATTGGATATAAAGAACAGCTTCTAATGATTACTTGGCAGCCTTTTTTCAGTTCAAATAACGAAAAATCCATTTTGAAAGATATCACGGATGGGAAATATGATGACTATATCAGGGATTTTGCTTTGATGGCAAAAAATTTAAATAAACCGGTTCTTTTAAGATTTGCCCAGGAAATGAATGGTAATTGGTTCCCGTGGTCGGGTTCAAAGAATGGCAACAACACGGAAATATATCAAAAGGCTTACAGATACGTTTACGAACTTTTTAGCGAAATGGAATGTAATAACGTTGAATTTGTTTTCAGCGTCAGTTTCAAAGATATACCTAATAAAGAATGGAATAGGTTTGAAAAGTATTACCCCGGGGATGAATACGTGGATTGGATCGGAATTGATATGATTAATTGGGGCAATATTAGAAAAATATATACGAATAACCCGTCCGGCATTATAAATTCGGTTTATGAAAGAATAATAAAAAAATATCCGAAAAAGCCGATACTAATTTCCGAAGCAGCATTTCCGTCGCAAAATGTTGACAAAAAGAAATGGATTAAAGAATTCTTTGATTCGCTAAAAACAAAATATACTGCAATAAAAGCTTTTGTCTGGTATGATATAGACAAAGGGGCAGATTTTTCCATAAGCAAAGATAAAAATCTATTTGATTATTTTAAGAAACTTATTGACGGCAAATATTTTACTTGGGATCCGGAAAGCGTGGCTTGGAGGTTAGGTTCCGAGGAATCAGAATAG
- the purH gene encoding bifunctional phosphoribosylaminoimidazolecarboxamide formyltransferase/IMP cyclohydrolase: MAIKKALISVWDKTGIIEFSKALSELGIKIISSGGTAKTLLQNKIDCIEISEVTGFPEILDGRVKTLNPKIHGGILARRDKKEHLNELKKFDIEPIDIVAVNLYPFEETISKISDYDEKNITEDVIENIDIGGVALLRAAAKNFNDVLVVCDPGDYKTIIEKIKSKSITKEFRLELAAKAFRHTAYYDALISGYFTKEKFPKECAIPLKKISPLRYGENPHQEATLYSKGVNVNKPYVINAKVLQGKELSYNNYLDLESAWRLIQEFNNTACAIIKHNNPCGCAEGKDILDAYLKALSCDPASAFGGIIAVNGEVDDKTAAEIAKLFTECIIAPSYSKAALDIFASKKNLRLLVQSNKSKTKPLFDIEYRAMSGGMLAQDKDNQLFKETKPATKKTPSKEEMESLKFAWIVCKHIKSNAIILVRGKQTVGIGAGQMSRIDSLNIANSKMEEVKHGLDEDKNPLVLASDAFFPFPDVVNEASKIGVKAIIQPGGSIKDEDSISAANNHGIAMVFTGMRHFRH; this comes from the coding sequence ATGGCAATTAAAAAAGCACTAATAAGCGTGTGGGATAAAACCGGGATTATTGAATTTTCAAAAGCTTTATCCGAATTAGGAATAAAAATAATCTCAAGCGGCGGGACTGCAAAGACTCTTCTTCAAAATAAAATTGACTGCATAGAAATATCTGAAGTTACGGGTTTTCCTGAGATTTTAGACGGCAGAGTCAAAACCTTAAATCCCAAGATACACGGGGGAATTCTTGCCAGGCGAGATAAAAAAGAACATTTAAACGAGTTAAAGAAATTTGATATTGAACCTATTGATATTGTTGCAGTAAATCTTTATCCGTTTGAGGAAACAATTTCAAAAATTTCAGATTACGATGAAAAAAATATTACAGAAGATGTCATTGAAAATATTGATATCGGTGGCGTGGCTCTTTTAAGAGCCGCGGCTAAAAATTTTAATGATGTTTTAGTAGTCTGTGATCCGGGCGATTATAAGACAATCATTGAAAAGATCAAATCCAAATCAATTACAAAAGAATTCCGTTTGGAGCTTGCAGCAAAAGCTTTCAGGCACACTGCCTATTACGATGCTCTCATTTCAGGATATTTTACAAAAGAAAAATTTCCTAAAGAATGTGCAATTCCCTTAAAAAAAATTAGTCCGTTGCGTTACGGCGAAAATCCTCACCAGGAAGCGACATTGTATTCTAAGGGTGTAAATGTTAACAAGCCATATGTTATCAATGCTAAGGTTCTTCAGGGCAAAGAATTATCATACAATAATTATCTGGATCTTGAATCGGCATGGCGCCTTATTCAGGAGTTTAATAATACCGCTTGCGCAATCATTAAGCACAATAATCCTTGCGGGTGCGCCGAAGGCAAAGATATTTTGGATGCTTATTTAAAGGCTTTAAGTTGCGATCCGGCAAGTGCTTTCGGAGGGATTATTGCTGTTAATGGAGAGGTAGATGATAAAACCGCTGCTGAAATAGCAAAACTTTTTACCGAATGCATTATTGCGCCTTCATATTCAAAAGCTGCTCTGGATATATTTGCATCAAAAAAGAATTTACGTCTTTTGGTTCAGTCCAACAAATCAAAAACAAAACCTTTGTTTGATATTGAATATCGCGCAATGTCGGGTGGAATGCTGGCACAGGACAAGGATAACCAGCTTTTTAAAGAAACAAAACCGGCTACAAAGAAAACTCCTTCTAAAGAAGAAATGGAATCTCTAAAATTTGCCTGGATTGTTTGTAAGCATATTAAATCCAATGCAATAATTCTTGTCAGAGGAAAACAGACTGTCGGAATCGGTGCCGGGCAGATGTCCCGCATAGATTCATTAAACATCGCGAATTCTAAAATGGAAGAGGTTAAACACGGCCTGGATGAAGATAAAAATCCTTTAGTACTTGCTTCAGACGCTTTTTTTCCTTTCCCGGATGTAGTTAATGAGGCATCAAAAATTGGCGTAAAAGCAATAATTCAGCCGGGGGGATCAATAAAAGACGAAGATTCTATTTCAGCAGCTAATAACCACGGTATAGCAATGGTTTTTACAGGAATGAGGCATTTCAGACACTGA